The DNA sequence ACGTCGACGCCGGCTTCCACGGCCTTGAGGTAGGTGGCGGGCTGCAACGACGAGGTGTCGTGGGTGTGCAGGTGAATCGGGATGCTGACCGTGTCGCGTAGGGCCGTAATAAGCTCGGTGGCCGCGTAGGGCTTGAGCAGGCCGGCCATGTCCTTGATGCAGAGGATGTGGGCCCCGGCGTCCTCAATCTGCTTGGCCAGACGCAGGTAGTAGTCGAGGGAGTATTTCTGGTTGCGCTTGGGGTCCAGAATGTCGCCGGTGTAGCAGATGGCGGCTTCGGCCAGGCCCTTGGTTTTCTTGCGCACGAAGTTGATGCAGGACTCCATGCCGGGCATCCAGTTCAGCGAGTCGAAGATGCGGAACACGTCGACGCCAGTTTCCCAGGCCTGCTGCACAAACCGCTCGGTGAGGTTGTCGGGATACGCCTTGTAGCCCACCCCGTTGGCCCCGCGGATCAGCATTTGCAGCAGAATGTTGGGCACGGCCTCCCGGATTTTAGCCAGCCGCTCCCAGGGGTCTTCGTGCAAAAAGCGCAGAGCCACGTCGAAGGTAGCCCCGCCCCATACTTCCATCGAAAACGTCTGGGGGTGCATTTTGGCGTAGCGCTCCGCCACCTTGAGCATGTCGAAGGTGCGCATGCGGGTGGCCAGCAGGCTCTGGTGGGCGTCGCGGAAGGTGGTGTCGGTGTAGTGCACCAAGGGGTCTTCGCGCAGCCACTTGGCAAAGCCCTCGGGGCCCAACTCGGTGAGCTTATCCTTGGTGCCGGGCTGGTAGGCCGCGTCGGGGTCGAACTTGGGCAAAACCGGCTTGCGCAGCTCCTTTTTCGGGTCCAGCAGGCCCTTCACGTCGGGGTTGCCGTTGACGATAATGTCGCCGACGAAGCCCAGAATCTTGGTGCCCCGGTCCTGGCGCACCTTGAACTTGAACAGCTCCTGGTGGTCCTTGATGAAGTCCACGTTGGCCTGCCCGCTGACGAAAGTCGGGTTGGCAATGATGTTTTGCAGGAACTGGATGTTGGTGCGCACCCCACGGATGCGGAATTCGTCCAGGGTCCGGGCCATCTTCGAGGCCGCGCCTTCCAGCGTGGGCGCGTGGGCCGAGACTTTCACCAGCAGCGAGTCGAAGAAGGGCGAAATCTTGGCCCCCTGGTACACCGAGCCCTGGTCCAAGCGGATGCCGAAGCCGCCGGCCGAGCGGTAGGCCACGATGGTGCCGTAGTCGGGCTTGAAGTCGTTTTCGGGGTCTTCGGTGGTAATGCGGCACTGAATGGCGTAGCCGTTTTTCATCGGCTTGCCGCCCACTTCCAGCCCGATTTCGGGGTCGGAGAGCCGGGCGCCGTCGGCAATGTAGATCTGGGTTTTAATCAGGTCGATGCCGGTAATCATTTCCGTCACGGTGTGCTCGACCTGGATGCGGGGGTTTACCTCGATAAAGTAAATCCGGTCCATTTCGGGATTCACCAGAAATTCGACGGTGCCCACGTTGTTGTAGTTCACGGCCCGGCCCAGGCGCAGCGCGTACTCATATAAGAGGTGGCGCATGTGGTCGGGCAGGTTCAGCGAGGGCGCTACTTCCACCACTTTCTGGTAGCGGCGCTGCACCGAGCAGTCGCGCTCGTAGAGGTGCACGATGTTGCCGTGGGTATCGGCCACGAGCTGCACTTCGATGTGCTTAGGGTTCTCAACGAACTTTTCCAGGAACACCGTGTCGTCGCCGAAGGCTTTCAGGGCCTCGTTGCGGGCCTCGAAGAAGCCCCGCTCCAGCTGCTCGTCGTCGCGGATGACGCGCATGCCCCGGCCGCCGCCGCCGCTGGCCGCTTTCAGCATCACCGGGTAGCCGATGCGGTTGGCTTCGCGCTGGGCCGTTTCGAAGTCGTTGAGGTCCTCAATGCTGCTTTCAATAATGGGCACCTGGCACTGCACGGCCACTTTTTTGGCGGCTACCTTGTCGCCGAGGGCTTCCATCACCTCGGGGCGGGGGCCGACGAAGATGATGCCTTCCTCGCCGCAGCGCCGGGCCAGCGTGGCATTTTCCGACAGGAAGCCGTAGCCGGGGTGAATGGCGTCGACGCCGTTGGCTTTGGCAATGCGCAAAATGCCTTCGATATCGAGGTAGGGCTTCAGCGGGTCATCGTCGCGGCCAATCTGGTAGGCTTCATCGGCTTTGTAGCGGTGCAGCGAGTAGCGGTCCTCGTAGGTGTAGAGGGCCACGGTGGGAATGCCCAGCTCGGTGGCGGCCCGTAAGACGCGGATGGCAATTTCGCCCCGGTTGGCGACCAGCAGTTTGCGGATGTTCATAGACTACGGTAGACGTGTTTGGCAGTGGAAAGAGCGTTGCGGACGGAAAGCTAGGAAAAAGGCAGGCAAACCCCAGAATTTTGCAGCGAATTTTTGCTAACTGCTGTTATTCGCAAACAAACATTCGTTATTTTCTGTCTGAAGGTTACAAGATATAAACCTTGGGCAGCCGGCTCAGTTGTCAAGGCACAACCTCGACAATTCCCTGTTCATGAACTTTTCGGAGAAGAATATCCTGCTCGTCGGCGCCTCATCGGGCATCGGTCTGGCCACGACTCAGCTGCTGCACGGCCTCGGGGCCAAGCTCTTTACCATCTCCCGCCACCTCTCCCCCGAATTGGCCGAGTTGGGCACGACTCATTTGGAGGCCGACGCCACCCAGCCCCTGCCGGCCGAATTGCTGGCCCAGCTGCCCGAGACCTTGCACGGCGTGGTGTACTGCCCCGGCAGCATCAAGCTGCGACCCTTTGAGCGGATTCCGCTCGACGACTTCCGCTCCGATTTCGAGCTGAACGTGCTGGGCGCGGTGCAGATCCTGCAGGCCACGATGAAGAAGCTCAAAAAGGCCGAAGGCGCGTCGGTGGTGCTCTTCAGCACCGTGGCGGCCACTACCGGCATGAGCTTCCATACCAGCAT is a window from the Hymenobacter aquaticus genome containing:
- a CDS encoding SDR family NAD(P)-dependent oxidoreductase translates to MNFSEKNILLVGASSGIGLATTQLLHGLGAKLFTISRHLSPELAELGTTHLEADATQPLPAELLAQLPETLHGVVYCPGSIKLRPFERIPLDDFRSDFELNVLGAVQILQATMKKLKKAEGASVVLFSTVAATTGMSFHTSIATAKAAVEGLTRALAAEYAGSNVRVNAIAPSLTNTSLAAPLLNSPEKAEAGAKRHPLQRIGQPEDLAYMASFLLSDHSGFITGQVLPVDGGMGSLK
- a CDS encoding pyruvate carboxylase; protein product: MNIRKLLVANRGEIAIRVLRAATELGIPTVALYTYEDRYSLHRYKADEAYQIGRDDDPLKPYLDIEGILRIAKANGVDAIHPGYGFLSENATLARRCGEEGIIFVGPRPEVMEALGDKVAAKKVAVQCQVPIIESSIEDLNDFETAQREANRIGYPVMLKAASGGGGRGMRVIRDDEQLERGFFEARNEALKAFGDDTVFLEKFVENPKHIEVQLVADTHGNIVHLYERDCSVQRRYQKVVEVAPSLNLPDHMRHLLYEYALRLGRAVNYNNVGTVEFLVNPEMDRIYFIEVNPRIQVEHTVTEMITGIDLIKTQIYIADGARLSDPEIGLEVGGKPMKNGYAIQCRITTEDPENDFKPDYGTIVAYRSAGGFGIRLDQGSVYQGAKISPFFDSLLVKVSAHAPTLEGAASKMARTLDEFRIRGVRTNIQFLQNIIANPTFVSGQANVDFIKDHQELFKFKVRQDRGTKILGFVGDIIVNGNPDVKGLLDPKKELRKPVLPKFDPDAAYQPGTKDKLTELGPEGFAKWLREDPLVHYTDTTFRDAHQSLLATRMRTFDMLKVAERYAKMHPQTFSMEVWGGATFDVALRFLHEDPWERLAKIREAVPNILLQMLIRGANGVGYKAYPDNLTERFVQQAWETGVDVFRIFDSLNWMPGMESCINFVRKKTKGLAEAAICYTGDILDPKRNQKYSLDYYLRLAKQIEDAGAHILCIKDMAGLLKPYAATELITALRDTVSIPIHLHTHDTSSLQPATYLKAVEAGVDVIDVAMGSLSGLTSQPNFNSVVEMFRGTPRHREFDQDSLNDFSNYWETVREYYYPFESGLKAGTSEVFQHEIPGGQYSNLRPQAAALGLGDKFEQVKKTFADVNELFGDIVKVTPSSKVVGDMALFMVSNNLTTSDVLEKGQTLSFPESVQSLFRGDIGQPEGGWPRELQKVILKDEKPFTDRPNEHLKPIDFKKEMKAFEAKFGAGGKFTDLLSYLLYPKVFEQYWAHLQEFGDVSLVPTRVFFYGLKPGEETIIDIARGKSVIVKLRSIGEVNDDGCRTVFFSFNGQTRNLEVRDRSVEVKTVRNQKIDKANPRQVGAPLQGMLSKVLVESGQQVKRNTPLFIIEAMKMETTITAPDDTTVQGVQLSEGTLVNADDLVLTLG